The DNA region AAGCGGTTCGGTTTCTGCTACAGAGCATGGGTGCCTACGGTCCTGCGCATCGGCGGCTTGCGAGTCGTGATTTATCCAAACGACCATCGCCCGCCGCACGTCCATGTTCGCGGGGCGGGGACGGAAGCGGTGTTTATCCTCAACTGTCCGGGCGGACCGCCGACCCTGCGCGGTAGCTTCGGCTTCACCACGGCCGAGTTGAACCGCATCGCATTGGCTCTTGCGGCCAATCTCGAGGCACTGTGTGGTGAATGGGAGCGCATCCATGACGATCACAGATAGCGACCGTCTCGCCGCCGAGAAGCGGATGCAGACCGAATTGAAGAACCAGCCGAAGGCCCTCCGCGCTCGCTATGACCGGCGCGTGTCGCGTGTCGTCATCGGCCTGGATAATGGCCTGGAACTGGCTTTCCCCCCGCGCTTGGCGCAAGGGCTGGAACACGCCACGCCGGCGGAGCTGGCGATCATCGAGATAAGCCCCTTGGGTGACGGCCTGCACTGGCCGGCAATCGACGCCGATCTGTACGTGCCGGCGCTGCTGCAAGGCGTCTTCGGCTCCAAGAGCTGGATGGCCCGCCATCTTGGAGCCGCTGGCGGCAGAGCCCGCTCAGACGCCAAAGCAGAAGCGGCACGTGAGAACGGCCGCAAGGGCGGGCGACCGCGCAAGCTGGCGAGTGTATAGAGACAGAGTCAGATCGACCTCAATGGCGCAGCGATATCCTTCCGCGGGGTGGGCTGCGTGGGTCCCGGATCAGCGATGCAACGCTGCGCGCTACTTCGCGTCCGGGACGACCCCGGTGGCTTGTTCGGCCTACAGCAGCACGACCTTGTTCGGCAATTCATCCGGATTATCGGCGCTCGGCGGGAATTTCTCGGCGAGGAGGCTGCCGCATTCTTCGATCGCCGCGATGACGCCGTCGGCGATCTGCCCTTGGCGCACCTTGGCGCTCAGCCGCTCGATGACGGGCTTCCAGATGGAATCCGCGATGAGCTCGGCGATGCCGGCATCCGGCACCAGCTCCGAATAGCGCTCGGCGAGCGCCACATAGAGCAGCACTCCGGTGCGCCCGCGCGTATAGGAGATGCGTCGCGCCAGGAACTGCTCGCGCGCCGCCTCATGGGCGCGGCCGCGTTTGATCCAGCCTGGCACGAGTTGATAGCGATAGCGCCCGATGGACAGGCCGAAGGCGAGAACGCCGAAGACCACGAGCTCGATCTCGTAAAGGCGCCGCCCAGTGAGCGTGAAGATGGCGAGGATGAGCATCGGCAGCGCCAAGGTGATCAGGGCGGCCCAGACGATCGGCACGAGGTGATAGCCGCTCGCCGACCGGCCGATGACGACCACGATCTCGCCTGAGGTCTTCTTCTCGACTTCGGTGATCGCCGCAGCGATGCGATCTTCATCGACCCTATCGATCATCGCCTATCCCCTACCAGCTTCCCGAGGAATCTCGGCAGCCAAGTTTAGCGGCGAGCAGCCCGCAAAGCGAGACGCGCTATCCCCGCTCATCCCAGCCGCATTCCCGCGAGGTCGATCGCCGGCTTGCGACCGCCGATCAGATCGGCGGCGATGCGCGCCGAGCCCGCCGACATGGTCCAGCCCATATGGCCATGGCCGGTGTTGAACATCATGTTGCGATAGCGCCCGCGCCCGAAAATGGGCGTGCCCTCGGGCGTCATCGGCCGCAAGCCCGCCCAATAGGAGGGTCGCTCGTAATTCGCGCCATCCGGAAACAGCTTGCGCATGACGCCGAGCATGTAGCTGAAATCAGCGGGCTTATGGGATTTGTCATAGCCCGCGAACTCGGCCGTGGCCGTGGCCCGGATGCGATCGCCGAAGCGCGCATAGGCGACGAGATTATCCTCGTCGACCCCGCCGATCGTCGGGGGATTGTTATGGCCATCGAGCGGCAGGGTCACCGAATACCCCTTGATCGGGTAGATCGGCAGCGACACGCCGAGCTGCCGCGACAGGAAGGGGCTGAACACGCCAAGGCATAGGACGAATTCATCGCCCGTGACCACGCCCCTCTTGGTCGCGACCCCGGTGACGCGGTCGCCCGAGGTCTCGAAGCCCGTGATCTCGGTGCCGAAGCGGAAGGTCACGCCGAGGTGCTCGGCGCAATGGCGGGCGAGGTTCTGGGTGAAGACGCGGGCATCGCCGCTGGCATCGCTCGGGCAGTGGATGGCGCCGGCGAACTGCTCCTTGACCGGCTCGAGCGCCGGATCGATGCGGGCCATCTCGTCGCGATCCACGACCCGCAGCTCGAGTCCCTCTTCCGACAGGATGCTGGTATTGCGGGCGCCGCGCTCGAAGGAGGCGGGGCTGCGATAGAGATAGAGCAGGCCGCCCTCGAGCGCATCGAAGGGAACCTTCGTCTCGGCGGCGATGCGCGTGAGCTCGCCTTGCGAATAGATGCACAACCGCACCTTGCGCTTGGTGTTGAGGCGCGCCCTCTCGGCCGTGCAGTTGCGCAGGAATTTCAGGGTCCAGGACCAGAGCCGCGGATCGAGCCGAGGCTTGAAGCGCAGCGCCTGGCTGTCGTCGAAGAGCGAGCGCCAGAGGATGCCCGGCGCGCGCGGGGACGACCAGGTATAGGCGTGGCCCGGCGCGATCAGGCCCGCATTGGCGAAGCTCGTCTCGCCGGCAGGCTCGGCGAGGCGGTCGATGACAGTGACCTCGTGTCCGTCCTTGGCGAGCTCATAGGCGGTGGTGACGCCGATGACGCCTGCTCCCAAGATCACGACGCGCATCGGGATTCTCCTTTCTCCTTCTCCCGCTTGCGAGCGGCGAGCGGCGGCGCCCACCTCTCCCCTGCTGGGAGAGGTCGGAGCCCGCAGCGAAGCGAAGGGCTCCGGGTGTGGGGGGCAGCGCCGGCCTCGGGGAGTTCGGCCGGCTC from Rhizobiales bacterium GAS188 includes:
- a CDS encoding D-amino-acid dehydrogenase, whose amino-acid sequence is MRVVILGAGVIGVTTAYELAKDGHEVTVIDRLAEPAGETSFANAGLIAPGHAYTWSSPRAPGILWRSLFDDSQALRFKPRLDPRLWSWTLKFLRNCTAERARLNTKRKVRLCIYSQGELTRIAAETKVPFDALEGGLLYLYRSPASFERGARNTSILSEEGLELRVVDRDEMARIDPALEPVKEQFAGAIHCPSDASGDARVFTQNLARHCAEHLGVTFRFGTEITGFETSGDRVTGVATKRGVVTGDEFVLCLGVFSPFLSRQLGVSLPIYPIKGYSVTLPLDGHNNPPTIGGVDEDNLVAYARFGDRIRATATAEFAGYDKSHKPADFSYMLGVMRKLFPDGANYERPSYWAGLRPMTPEGTPIFGRGRYRNMMFNTGHGHMGWTMSAGSARIAADLIGGRKPAIDLAGMRLG
- a CDS encoding putative membrane protein, with translation MIDRVDEDRIAAAITEVEKKTSGEIVVVIGRSASGYHLVPIVWAALITLALPMLILAIFTLTGRRLYEIELVVFGVLAFGLSIGRYRYQLVPGWIKRGRAHEAAREQFLARRISYTRGRTGVLLYVALAERYSELVPDAGIAELIADSIWKPVIERLSAKVRQGQIADGVIAAIEECGSLLAEKFPPSADNPDELPNKVVLL